GTGATGCGCATGCTCGGGATTTTGGGGATGAACACCTCGCCGCCGTGCATTTCCTCGACGCAGCGGATGACAAAGCGCACGCCCTGCTCGAGCGTGATCCAGAAGCGGGTCATCCGCGCATCCGTGAGGGTGATCCGCCCGGTGGCGCGCTGCTGCCGGAACAGCGGGATCACACTGCCGCGGCTGCCCACCACGTTGCCGTAGCGCACGCAACTGAAACGCACCGGCGATTCGCCGGCGTAGGCGTTGCCGTGGATGAACAATTTTTCGGCGCACAACTTGGTGGCGCCGTAGAGATTGACCGGATTGACGGCCTTGTCAGTGCTCAGGGCGAGCACTTTTTTCACCCCCTGATCAATCGCGGCGTCAATGATGTTTTTGGCCCCCATCACATTGGTGAGGATGGCCTCGAAGGGGTTGTACTCGCAGGCCGGCACCTGCTTGAGCGCCGCCGCGTGCACCACCACATCCACCCCATGAAAGGCGCGCTCCAGCCGCTCCCGGTCCCGCACGTCGCCCAGGAAAAAGCGCAGGGGCGAATCATCGCCGTGGGGGTAAAGCTGCTGCAGCTCGTGCTGCTTCAGCTCGTCGCGGCTGAAGATGATCAATTTCTTGGGCCGGTGCTCGCGCAGCAATATCTCCACAAACTTGCGGCCAAAAGAACCCGTGCCCCCGGTGATGAGAACGACGCTGTCGTGCCAATTCATGTTGCCGGCGGCACTCTAATGTTAACCCGATGATAAAGCAACCCCGGCGGCAGCCCCCGCCCCGGCGGCCTCGGCCCTCCCATGCGCGGCGCGGGCACAGCCCGCCCGGGCCTGGGTTTTTTGAACTTGTGAAAGGGGGCGGGCGGGGCGTGGCCGCTTTAGTAAGCCTGGCGGGGTAGTCCTATGGCGGCAATTACAGTCTTTGGCCCAGCCCGTACGCCGGGCAGTGATTCAGCTATTACAGAGCAAGTATTAAGCAGCCCCGGAATTGCTGAATTGAAAAACTGGCTTGCGGCTCAATGACGGGGCTATGTATGATTTTGTCATTGCCGGACGGTTTTACGAGCGCCAATTTTTTACAAAAACTGAGGATGGGGCGAATTGTTACCCCGGCCTCCTTTGTAGCCCGCTGCGCGATGAAGGCCAGCGGAGGGCTGGTTTTCCGCCGCACAGCCCGGTGCTTCCAGCGGGGGCTGGCTGTCTGGTGGGGCTGGTGGGCCGGCCGCCTCGGCCCCTTTATTAGCGTAACCTCCTTGTGGCTCGCCGAAAGCTGCGGCGCAAACGTCAGGGGGCTGGCGCTCCGGCGGCAAGCTCCGCCTTGGCTGTGCCCCCCCGTTCAGTGCGAGGCACCGGAAATCACGGCATGCTCAACCCGATATTTTTCACCGGGTACGTCACGGTATTTAACAGGAGACAAATCCCTTTATGAATCAGGCTCAACTACCTATCACATCGCAGCCCGCGGATTGGCTCGCTGAAACCAGAAGCCAGGCGCGGGAACGAGCCGCACGAGCTAAAACCGAGGCCGAAGCGGCTGCCCGTGCCCAGGCCATTTGGGAAAAGCTCGCCAGCAACGTCGAAAAGAAATGGTGGTTCCACATCCGGGCCATCCTCGAGCAGGAAGCGGCGTTCTTCCATCAGTTGCGCGAGACCGCCAACAATGTGGCACCCCATCTGGAAGGGCTTTATGAGGAGGCGAAAAAACAAACTGAGGAATTGCTACTCCAATTGCCACGGGACATGGAACGAATGGCGGCAAACCACCAACTGCCCTTGGACCGATCCCAAAGTCGCCATCCGCGTTATAAGTTTCGAGATGGCTTCATCACGGTCGAGATTGACGAGCTGAAGCGCTTGGCCCGCATCAAGGACTACGAGGAGCGATTGGCTGAATTGCCGCCCGACACCGAGGCCATCGCCGAAGTTTTGAAGCGGGAGGACCACCGGCTTTTTGGGCGGCGTTTTGATGGGGCGGAATTTCTGGCGTGCTTGCGGAAACATTACCTTGCCATTCTGAAGAAGAACAAACAGGCGGATGGTGATCCCGTCCCGCTTCGGCATATCGCCCGCCGTATGGCGGACAAAAAGCGGCATTTTAGGCGGGACGAGTTTCTGATTGATCTTTCACGCCTCGTGGTGGAAGGCCCAGCGGAGGTTGATGGCATGAGGTTCGATTTGCAGCAGACTAAGGATACCGAACAGGGGATGTTGCTCTACGGTCCAGCCGGGCGCGGGATGGTCAACTTGCTGATATTTAGAAAGGAAAAGTGATGCCATGACAACGAACAAACTCGCCGTTCCAGTGATTGAGGCCCTGAGAAAAGGTCTTCCTCCTCAGCGAGGCACGCATTTGTATGCTGTGGGCCACGAAAAATTGATGGAGGGCATCAAGCGGTTCCACCTGACCGGGATCGAGGACAAGGGGATTATCCGGTTCATCAGCGGCTCGTGGGGTGCCGGTAAAACGCATTTCTTCCGGCTCATGCGTGAACTCTCCTTCGACCAGGGCTGCCTTGTCTCCAACGTCGAGCTGAACGTGAACGAAGCGCCGCTGAACCGCTTCGAGAGAGTCTTCTATGGAATTCTTAGAAACATCATCACCCCGACGTTCTTCCGCGAATACGGCCAGCCACAAGCCGCGCCCTTTGGCATCGTGTTGCAGGAAGCCTTGACGTTCTTGGCGACCGGACAGCACGCGCTGACGGAAACAGCGACCCATGAGAACTATACCAAGGCGGCGGAAAAACTGATGGCGTGTGAGGCGCTCGATATTGATTTCCGCAAGATCGTGAAAAAATACTGGGAGACGTTCCTGCCAGACAATCCCGACCCCGTGATCATCAAGCAGACCAGGGACGAGATTTTGCAGTGGTTCAGCGGCGAAGGGACGTTGGGCAGCTACCGCAAGAAATACGACATTAACAAAATGGTCAGCAAGGAGAACGCTAATGTGATGATGCAGTCCCTGTCGGCCTTTGTGAAACTGGCTGGATATCAGGGGTTGGTCATCCTCTTTGACGAGGCGGAGATGTCTTACTCCGTGATGCGGAAAAGCGCCTTGCGCGACGCTCACAACAATCTGCTGCACCTGATCAACAATGTTGAGGCCCTGACCGGTCTGTTTCTCATCTACGCCACGACTCCTGATTTTTACACCGATCCCAAGCACGGGATCGTCATCAGCGGGATGCTCCAGACCCGCATCGGGAAACCCGAAGACAAGCCGCCACGCGCCTTGGATGTGATCTGGAATCTCGATGCCATTGAGTTCAACCTCGCGCAATACCAGGAGGTTGGCCGAAAGATTCGCGGGATATACGCCTCGGCGTATCCTGGAAGCGAAGCCCAGCTTCCAACTGATGCGGACACCGACCTGTTCGTAAAGCAGTTGTTTGACCTGCATCCGAGTTTGTCCCAAGTGCGCTTTTGGCGCGTGCTGACTTCGGGCTGCGTCCGGCACTTTGACGATGCGATGGAAGGCGAAGTGAAGTCCGCGGAGCAAATCCACAGGGATGTCATGGAGATACTCAAGGAGTCGTGACGTATGAACCAGCGAGACGCACTCAGGGTGGTCGAGGAGTTGCGAAAGGGGATTCCGCCCGTTGGATATGTCGAACATTTCACCGTCGGGCGTCAGTCCGACATTGACGCTTTACAGGGGCATCTCGACAACGGGAACACGACCGTCTTGCTGCTGCGGGCGAACTGGGGGAGCGGGAAGTCACACCTGCTGCGTTTGGTCCGCGAGCGGGCGCTGCGGATGGGATACGCGGTAAGCTATGTGCAACTCGATGCGCGGTCGGGGGTGCGCTTCAATCGCATGGACCAGATCATGGGGGCCATCCTGCGCCAGGTGGAACTCCCGATTCGCGGCGCGTCAATAGGGGTTCGTGGGCTGATGAATTTCTTGTGCGAGACCATCGAGAATGCCCGCACCAGCGATGACGCGGAGTTCTGGGACGAGTTATCGAGCAACGGAAAATGGGACTTTTCCGAAGCTCTCAAATCCGAGGGGCTTTACGTGGCCATACGGGCTTGGATGACCGGGGACACGGAAGCCCAGGAGACCGTGGTGGACTGGCTGCAGAACCCGGCTAATTACCGGACACAACGGAGGCGGCTTTATGAGACGTTGGTTTCAGGCTTGCGTGGGCATTTCCGCGACCCACGCCCCGATTACCAATTTTATCAGGATGGGGTCTTCATCTTCTTCCACGACGGCTACCGTCAGAGCTGGGATGCCTTGCAGGACACGCATCTACTGCTCCGGAGAGCGGGTCTCAAGGGGTTCATTCTCTTGTTCGACGAGTTTGAGGACGTGCTTACGGCTCCGAACATGAGGATTGACCACCAGGAAGCCGCTTTCTGGAACCTGTTCCGATTCTTTTCCGGGAAGAAGTTTGAGGGCATGAGCTTTTATGCGGTCACGCCTGGCTTTGTCCAAAAATGTAAGGAGCGGCTTATTGAAAGGCACAGGTTCGATTTCGACTACAGTCGTTTCGACCACTTGCCAACCTTCGCCATGAGTCCGCTGTCCGAACGCGAACTCCAAGAACTGGCAAGGCGGATCATAGCCGCACATGCTCTAGCCTACGGGTATGAAGCGGGGCCAGACACTGTTGCGGCAGTTCGCCAGGTTGTTGAACGGGCGGCGCAGTCACCCGTCCAGAATCGCGCCCGTCACACGATTCGGGAGGTCGTCGCTAAACTGGATTCGTTGATGAATTTTTGCTGAACGACATGGCGCAGTTCGATCCCAGAGTAGGAGCCGCTTTTTTCGGGCGGTTCACCGAACTTCGTCCGCTTCAACAAGCTGCTATTCCACCCCTCACGAACGGAAAAAATCTGGTCCTGGCAGCAGGGACGGGTTCAGGAAAGACCGAGGCGGTCGTGGCCCCGCTGGTCAGTCGCTATTGGTTGGATGCAAAGCGGTTTGAGAAGACGTTTCTGCTGTACGTGACGCCGACCAAGGCCCTAATCAACGACCTTAGCAAACGGTTGGGTCCACCATTGGAAAACTTGGGACTGCGCGTGGCTGTGCGCCACGGAGACCGTGACCAACTGGGGGCAGGAGCGGCGCACGTAATCATCACGACGCCGGAGTCCTTGAACATACTGCTCATGAAAGGCGAGGAGCGGTTGCCAGACATACAGGCCGTGGTCGTCGATGAAGTGCATCTCCTCTACAATACCCAACGCGGCTTGCAGTTGGCCCTGTTGCTCAATCGGCTCAGGAAGCTGGCCGGTCGCCCCCTACAATGGGCGGCGCTCTCTGCGACAATCTCCCGGTTGACCGATGTGCGTGACTTCCTGTTTGGGCCGAGTGAGGATTGTGTGATCGCCGAGTTTCCAGCCGTTCGCGCCCTCGACGCCCAGATTATTGTGTTCAAGCGCACCGAAGACCTGGGGACGACGTTTGTGCGCTTGATGGACTGCCCGCGCCGTAAGCTCCTGGTCTTTGCGGACTCGCGTTGCGCGTGCGAGGAGATCGCCAAGGTGCTCCAGGGAGTGCCCCAGTTGCGGGAATGCACCATGACGCACCACTCCTCGCTCTCGCAGGACCTCCGTGAGTCCACGGAGCGGACCTTTGCTGGATCGGCTCGCGCCATTTGCGTGGCTACCAGCACCTTGGAGCTTGGGATCGACATTGGCGACATCGACGCAGTGGTTTTGTGGGGTGTACCGCCTGGGATCGAATCCTTCTTGCAGCGTATCGGGCGTGGCAACCGACGAGCCAACAAGACTAACGCGATTTGCCTGGTGCCCCCTGGGCCTGATGCCTTGAAGGAGGCACTGGTCTTTTCGACCCTAACCTATCTGGCACGGCAGGGAAAAATGCCGGTCATGGCGCCCCTTCAACTCTATGGCGCAGTGGGGCAGCAAATCGCCTCGATTTTGTTCGCCAAAGACGGCGCATTCACCCGGATTGCCGATCTTGTTGACGACCTGGGCGCGTTTGTCCACCTGGATCGCCCGGCGGTTGAGCGGGTTTTGGCAGGCATGGCGGAACACGGCCTAACGCAACGGCATGGCTTCCAGAACCGTTATGGAGCTGCGGATGGCCTCTGGGAACTTGCTGACAAAGGCATGTTGTATGGCAACTTCCCCATCGGCTCTCAGACCGTGGACATCCGGCATGGCCAACGGCTCATTGGGACCATCCCCCAGATCAACTTGATAAAGATAACCAAGGGAACCATCATCAGGTTCGCCGGAAAATCGTGGCGCGTGCTGGCTGCTGCGCGCGATGGGATCGTGGTTGAACCAACTTCTGGCTTCCGTCGCGACGAAATGACGCCGGTCTATGGTGGAAACGCGGCAGGAGGGATGAACAGTTTCATCAGTAACCACCTTTGGGCACGGCTGTTCAACATCGAGCAAAGTAACTGCGACATGCCCAAGAGCACTTGGGAGCTGGTAAAACGCTTCGTTGATTCGATACGGGCAGCCTGCAAGCCGGAGTCGCTCCCT
Above is a genomic segment from Verrucomicrobiia bacterium containing:
- the pseB gene encoding UDP-N-acetylglucosamine 4,6-dehydratase (inverting), which gives rise to MNWHDSVVLITGGTGSFGRKFVEILLREHRPKKLIIFSRDELKQHELQQLYPHGDDSPLRFFLGDVRDRERLERAFHGVDVVVHAAALKQVPACEYNPFEAILTNVMGAKNIIDAAIDQGVKKVLALSTDKAVNPVNLYGATKLCAEKLFIHGNAYAGESPVRFSCVRYGNVVGSRGSVIPLFRQQRATGRITLTDARMTRFWITLEQGVRFVIRCVEEMHGGEVFIPKIPSMRITDLAQAIAPGCAVETIGIRPGEKLHEVLLSEDEARHAVELPDKYVVLQPYVPGFEARHWQHGVKLPDGFRYASDTNTQWLTVPELQRLAGE
- a CDS encoding ATP-binding protein, coding for MNQRDALRVVEELRKGIPPVGYVEHFTVGRQSDIDALQGHLDNGNTTVLLLRANWGSGKSHLLRLVRERALRMGYAVSYVQLDARSGVRFNRMDQIMGAILRQVELPIRGASIGVRGLMNFLCETIENARTSDDAEFWDELSSNGKWDFSEALKSEGLYVAIRAWMTGDTEAQETVVDWLQNPANYRTQRRRLYETLVSGLRGHFRDPRPDYQFYQDGVFIFFHDGYRQSWDALQDTHLLLRRAGLKGFILLFDEFEDVLTAPNMRIDHQEAAFWNLFRFFSGKKFEGMSFYAVTPGFVQKCKERLIERHRFDFDYSRFDHLPTFAMSPLSERELQELARRIIAAHALAYGYEAGPDTVAAVRQVVERAAQSPVQNRARHTIREVVAKLDSLMNFC
- a CDS encoding DEAD/DEAH box helicase; translation: MAQFDPRVGAAFFGRFTELRPLQQAAIPPLTNGKNLVLAAGTGSGKTEAVVAPLVSRYWLDAKRFEKTFLLYVTPTKALINDLSKRLGPPLENLGLRVAVRHGDRDQLGAGAAHVIITTPESLNILLMKGEERLPDIQAVVVDEVHLLYNTQRGLQLALLLNRLRKLAGRPLQWAALSATISRLTDVRDFLFGPSEDCVIAEFPAVRALDAQIIVFKRTEDLGTTFVRLMDCPRRKLLVFADSRCACEEIAKVLQGVPQLRECTMTHHSSLSQDLRESTERTFAGSARAICVATSTLELGIDIGDIDAVVLWGVPPGIESFLQRIGRGNRRANKTNAICLVPPGPDALKEALVFSTLTYLARQGKMPVMAPLQLYGAVGQQIASILFAKDGAFTRIADLVDDLGAFVHLDRPAVERVLAGMAEHGLTQRHGFQNRYGAADGLWELADKGMLYGNFPIGSQTVDIRHGQRLIGTIPQINLIKITKGTIIRFAGKSWRVLAAARDGIVVEPTSGFRRDEMTPVYGGNAAGGMNSFISNHLWARLFNIEQSNCDMPKSTWELVKRFVDSIRAACKPESLPYARTPRGFIYFTFGGAFLNKVISSFMGAGKPLDCALAVESSTRLDFRKIPASTAQLLAEAKRHFVGGPEQTFFQQCLPLDLQEREFIDRWLKDEAAQDVLNRLRSASLIEVPFSLFEPLLLGYQPGQSE
- a CDS encoding ATP-binding protein; this encodes MTTNKLAVPVIEALRKGLPPQRGTHLYAVGHEKLMEGIKRFHLTGIEDKGIIRFISGSWGAGKTHFFRLMRELSFDQGCLVSNVELNVNEAPLNRFERVFYGILRNIITPTFFREYGQPQAAPFGIVLQEALTFLATGQHALTETATHENYTKAAEKLMACEALDIDFRKIVKKYWETFLPDNPDPVIIKQTRDEILQWFSGEGTLGSYRKKYDINKMVSKENANVMMQSLSAFVKLAGYQGLVILFDEAEMSYSVMRKSALRDAHNNLLHLINNVEALTGLFLIYATTPDFYTDPKHGIVISGMLQTRIGKPEDKPPRALDVIWNLDAIEFNLAQYQEVGRKIRGIYASAYPGSEAQLPTDADTDLFVKQLFDLHPSLSQVRFWRVLTSGCVRHFDDAMEGEVKSAEQIHRDVMEILKES